A single Antechinus flavipes isolate AdamAnt ecotype Samford, QLD, Australia chromosome 5, AdamAnt_v2, whole genome shotgun sequence DNA region contains:
- the HOXC12 gene encoding homeobox protein Hox-C12 — translation MGEHNLLNPGFVGPLVNIHTGDTFYFPNFRASGGQLPGLPSLSYPRRDNVCSLPWPSAEPCNGYPQPYLGSPVSLNPSFGRTCELARVEESKCYYREACAEGGGLKREERGREGGGLLQLEPSGPPSMGFKYDYAAGGGGGGGGGGDGTAGPPHDPPSCQSLESDSSSSLLNEGNKGGGAGDGASLVSPLGQGNGLSTSGAPWYPMHTRSRKKRKPYSKLQLAELEGEFMVNEFITRQRRRELSDRLNLSDQQVKIWFQNRRMKKKRLLLREQALSFF, via the exons ATGGGCGAACATAATCTCCTTAATCCCGGGTTTGTGGGGCCGTTGGTGAATATCCACACGGGGGACACCTTCTATTTCCCCAACTTCCGCGCCTCGGGGGGGCAGCTGCCCGGCCTGCCTTCCCTGTCCTATCCCCGGCGTGACAACGTCTGCTCCCTACCTTGGCCGTCTGCGGAGCCTTGCAATGGCTATCCCCAGCCCTACCTCGGCAGCCCGGTGTCGCTTAACCCATCCTTCGGCCGGACATGCGAGCTGGCCCGGGTGGAGGAGAGCAAGTGCTACTATCGCGAGGCGTGCGCCGAGGGCGGTGGGCTGAAGCGCGAGGAGCGAGGGCGGGAGGGGGGCGGGCTGCTGCAGCTCGAGCCGTCGGGGCCGCCGTCTATGGGCTTCAAGTACGACTACGCTgcaggcggcggcggcggcggcggtggcggggGGGACGGCACCGCGGGACCCCCCCACGATCCCCCCTCCTGCCAGTCACTCGAGTCCGATTCCAGCTCGTCCTTGCTCAACGAGGGAAACAAGGGCGGCGGCGCGGGCGATGGGGCCAGCCTGGTGTCGCCCCTAGGCCAGGGGAACGGGCTCTCTACCAGTG GCGCCCCTTGGTATCCCATGCACACCCGGTCCCGGAAGAAGCGCAAACCCTACTCAAAGCTGCAGCTCGCGGAGCTGGAGGGAGAGTTCATGGTGAACGAATTCATCACCCGCCAGAGGAGGAGAGAACTCTCGGACCGCTTGAATCTTAGTGACCAGCAGGTCAAGATCTGGTTTCAAAACCggaggatgaaaaagaaaagacttctgCTCAGAGAGCAGGCCCTCTCCTTCTTTTAG
- the HOXC13 gene encoding homeobox protein Hox-C13: MTTSLLLHPRWPESLMYVYEDSSVESSGGGGGAGGGGGEGGGGGGGGGGGGGGGGGGSCSGASPGKAPIMDGLGGSCPSSHCRDLLTHPVLGRPPASLGAPQGAVYTDIPAPEAARQCPPPPAPPTSSSATLGYGYPFGGSYYGCRLSHNVNLQQKPCAYHPGDKYPEPSGALPGDDLSSRAKEFAFYPSFASSYQAMPGYLDVSVVPGISGHPEPRHDALIPVEGYQHWALSNGWDSQVYCSKEQSQSAHLWKSPFPDVVPLQPEVSSYRRGRKKRVPYTKVQLKELEKEYAASKFITKEKRRRISATTNLSERQVTIWFQNRRVKEKKVVSKAKAPHLHST, from the exons ATGACGACTTCGCTGCTCCTGCACCCGCGCTGGCCGGAAAGCCTTATGTACGTCTATGAGGACAGTTCGGTTGAGAGCAGCGGAGGAGGAGGCGGTGCCGGCGGCGGAGGAGGCGAGGGAGGcggaggaggcggcggcggcggcggaggaggcggaggaggaggggggggaaGCTGCAGCGGAGCCAGCCCCGGCAAAGCCCCGATCATGGACGGACTGGGCGGCAGCTGCCCCTCCAGCCACTGCCGGGACCTGCTCACCCACCCGGTTCTGGGCCGGCCCCCGGCTTCCCTGGGCGCCCCACAGGGCGCCGTCTACACGGACATCCCCGCCCCAGAGGCGGCCCGCCAATGCCCCCCGCCACCGGCGCCCCCCACCTCGTCCAGCGCTACCCTAGGCTACGGCTACCCTTTCGGGGGCAGCTACTACGGCTGCCGCCTATCCCACAACGTGAACTTGCAGCAGAAGCCCTGCGCCTACCACCCCGGGGACAAGTATCCCGAGCCGTCGGGGGCCTTGCCGGGCGACGATTTATCTTCCAGGGCCAAGGAGTTCGCTTTTTATCCCAGTTTTGCCAGCTCCTACCAAGCAATGCCCGGCTACTTGGACGTGTCCGTAGTGCCGGGCATCAGCGGGCATCCTGAGCCCCGCCACGACGCCCTCATCCCCGTCGAGGGTTACCAGCATTGGGCGCTCTCCAACGGCTGGGACAGTCAGGTGTATTGCTCCAAGGAGCAGTCGCAGTCAGCCCACCTCTGGAAGTCTCCTTTTCCAG ACGTAGTCCCCCTGCAGCCCGAGGTCAGCAGCTACCGAAGGGGCCGAAAGAAGCGCGTGCCCTATACTAAGGTTCAGCTGAAGGAACTCGAGAAGGAGTATGCGGCCAGCAAGTTCATTACCAAAGAGAAGAGGCGGCGGATCTCAGCCACCACCAACCTCTCAGAACGCCAAGTCACCATCTGGTTCCAAAACCGCCGAGTCAAAGAGAAGAAGGTGGTCAGCAAAGCTAAGGCACCCCATCTCCACTCTACCTGA